A single region of the Chryseobacterium sp. 6424 genome encodes:
- a CDS encoding DUF2683 family protein, giving the protein MESLIVHPKNQMELNALKSVMKDMGIRYEKFHTRNTKSQSSAPRTAPKTPKNHKDKPKNEQ; this is encoded by the coding sequence ATGGAATCATTAATCGTTCATCCCAAAAACCAGATGGAACTGAACGCGCTGAAAAGCGTGATGAAAGATATGGGAATACGGTACGAAAAATTTCACACCAGAAATACCAAAAGCCAGAGCAGCGCACCGCGCACCGCTCCCAAAACACCTAAAAACCACAAAGACAAACCCAAGAACGAACAGTAA
- the ileS gene encoding isoleucine--tRNA ligase, whose translation MKKFNEYKNLDLTAVAENVSQFWNTNQTFKKSVEIRQGQPEYVFYEGPPSANGMPGIHHVMARALKDIFCRYQTQNGKQVFRKAGWDTHGLPIELGVEKELGITKEDIGTKISVEEYNQACRNAVMRYTDVWNDLTEKIGYWVDLDDPYITYEPKYMETVWWLLKQLYDKNLLYKGYTIQPYSPKAGTGLSSHELNQPGTYRDVSDTTVVAQFKVKTLSAKAAEKFGLNKPESTIDTDQIAGATCGGALHWAEFDNENQETRTKNQEPIHILAWTTTPWTLPSNTALAVGKDIEYVLVKTFNQYTFEPINIILAKALVQKNFGKKYAEATSEDFANYTSETKVIPYQILAEFTGEDLAGTEYEQLIPWFSPAENPENAFRVIIGDFVTTEDGTGIVHIAPTFGADDARVGKENDIPPMLVKDANGNLVPLVDLQGRFISGGNTPELFAGKYIKNEYYDKGTAPEKSWDVELAILLKTENKAFKVEKYVHSYPHCWRTDKPVLYYPLDSWFVKMTAVKNRLVELNETINWKPKSTGEGRFANWLENVNDWNLSRSRYWGIPLPIWRTEDLKEEIIIGSVEELMTEIQKSIDAGFMTENPFKGFEIGNMSKENYAKIDLHKNIVDGITLVSPSGKPMKRESDLIDVWFDSGSMPYAQLHYPFENKELIDQNKAFPADFIAEGVDQTRGWFYTLHAIGTAVFDSVAYKNVMSNGLVLDKNGQKMSKRLGNAVDPFETLKKYGPDATRWYMISNANPWENLKFDVEGIDEVRRKFFGTLYNTYSFFALYANVDGFNYSEKDIENRPEIDRWILSELNLLVKDVTEFYNDYEPTKVVRAINNFVNDNLSNWYVRLCRRRFWKGDYTDDKISAYQTLYTCLETVAKIAAPIAPFFMDQLYQDLNKITGKDEAESVHLTDFPQADEALIDQDLVEKTHLAQQITSMVFSLRKKENIKVRQPLQKVMIPVLDAKTEAQIKAVSDLIKQEVNVKELQLINADEASHLIVKQIKPNFKTLGSKLGKDMKTVGAEITSMTSEQIADFEKEGKMTIGGHEITLADVEILTKDIPGWTVASEGKTTVALDLTLTEELKSEGIAREFVNRIQNLRKDKNFELTDRISIEIEPRSPFENELLANKAYISEEVLSDKIEIVNSLSIFDEIEIDEKKFKVNINKM comes from the coding sequence ATGAAGAAGTTTAACGAATATAAAAACCTGGATCTCACTGCGGTTGCAGAAAATGTTTCGCAGTTTTGGAACACCAATCAAACCTTTAAAAAATCGGTTGAGATCCGCCAGGGCCAGCCGGAGTATGTTTTCTATGAAGGTCCGCCCTCAGCGAACGGGATGCCCGGCATCCACCACGTGATGGCGCGCGCGCTGAAGGATATCTTCTGCCGCTACCAAACCCAAAACGGAAAGCAGGTTTTCCGAAAAGCGGGCTGGGATACGCACGGCTTACCAATAGAACTCGGCGTTGAAAAGGAACTTGGAATTACTAAAGAAGACATCGGGACGAAGATTTCGGTGGAAGAATACAACCAGGCGTGCCGCAATGCGGTGATGCGCTACACTGATGTTTGGAATGACCTTACCGAAAAGATCGGTTATTGGGTTGATCTTGATGATCCCTACATCACCTACGAACCCAAATACATGGAAACCGTTTGGTGGCTTCTGAAGCAGCTTTACGATAAAAACCTGCTTTATAAAGGGTACACCATCCAGCCCTATTCACCGAAAGCAGGCACGGGTTTAAGTTCACACGAACTGAACCAGCCGGGAACGTACCGCGATGTTTCGGACACAACGGTGGTTGCGCAGTTCAAGGTCAAAACATTGTCTGCAAAAGCAGCGGAAAAATTTGGTTTAAATAAGCCTGAAAGCACGATTGATACAGACCAAATCGCTGGCGCGACTTGCGGCGGCGCACTGCATTGGGCGGAATTTGATAACGAGAACCAAGAAACAAGAACCAAGAATCAAGAGCCAATTCACATTCTGGCATGGACCACTACTCCGTGGACATTACCTTCGAACACTGCGCTTGCGGTTGGGAAAGACATTGAATATGTGTTGGTTAAAACTTTCAATCAATACACTTTTGAGCCAATCAATATTATCTTAGCTAAAGCATTGGTTCAGAAGAACTTTGGTAAGAAATACGCAGAAGCAACAAGCGAAGATTTCGCTAATTATACTTCCGAAACCAAAGTAATTCCTTATCAAATTCTTGCTGAATTTACCGGCGAAGATTTAGCCGGAACAGAATACGAGCAATTAATTCCGTGGTTTTCACCTGCGGAAAATCCCGAAAATGCTTTCAGAGTCATCATCGGCGATTTTGTCACGACAGAAGACGGAACGGGGATCGTCCACATCGCGCCAACTTTCGGTGCAGATGACGCGCGCGTGGGCAAAGAAAACGACATTCCGCCAATGTTGGTAAAAGATGCGAACGGCAACCTTGTGCCTTTGGTTGATCTTCAGGGAAGATTTATTTCAGGTGGAAATACGCCTGAACTTTTCGCCGGAAAATACATTAAAAACGAATATTACGACAAAGGAACCGCTCCAGAGAAATCCTGGGATGTGGAACTTGCGATACTTTTAAAGACTGAAAATAAAGCTTTTAAAGTAGAAAAATACGTCCACAGCTATCCGCATTGCTGGAGGACCGATAAACCTGTGCTCTATTATCCGTTGGATTCTTGGTTTGTAAAAATGACCGCGGTAAAGAACCGTCTGGTAGAACTCAACGAAACCATCAACTGGAAACCGAAATCTACCGGTGAAGGACGTTTTGCCAACTGGCTCGAAAACGTAAACGACTGGAATCTTTCGCGCTCAAGATATTGGGGAATCCCTTTGCCGATTTGGCGTACCGAAGATTTAAAAGAAGAAATCATTATCGGTTCTGTGGAAGAATTGATGACTGAAATTCAGAAATCGATTGACGCTGGTTTCATGACTGAAAATCCATTCAAAGGATTCGAAATCGGAAACATGTCGAAAGAAAACTACGCAAAAATAGATCTACACAAAAATATTGTGGACGGAATCACTTTGGTTTCACCTTCCGGAAAGCCAATGAAACGTGAAAGTGACCTTATCGATGTTTGGTTTGATTCGGGTTCGATGCCTTATGCGCAGCTGCATTATCCGTTCGAAAACAAGGAGTTGATCGATCAAAACAAAGCTTTCCCGGCAGATTTTATCGCGGAAGGCGTTGATCAGACCAGAGGTTGGTTCTATACGCTGCATGCGATTGGTACCGCAGTCTTCGATTCTGTTGCCTATAAAAATGTAATGTCGAACGGTTTGGTTCTGGACAAAAACGGCCAGAAAATGTCGAAAAGACTCGGCAATGCCGTTGACCCGTTTGAAACTTTAAAGAAATACGGTCCTGATGCTACGCGCTGGTACATGATTTCAAACGCAAACCCGTGGGAAAACCTCAAGTTTGATGTGGAAGGAATCGATGAAGTACGCCGGAAATTCTTCGGGACACTTTATAATACGTACTCGTTCTTTGCGTTGTACGCCAATGTTGACGGATTTAATTATTCCGAAAAAGACATTGAAAACCGGCCGGAAATCGACCGCTGGATCCTTTCGGAACTGAATCTTTTGGTAAAAGATGTCACCGAATTTTACAATGATTACGAGCCAACGAAAGTAGTGCGCGCCATCAATAATTTCGTTAATGACAATTTAAGTAACTGGTACGTAAGGCTTTGCAGAAGGCGATTCTGGAAGGGAGATTACACCGATGACAAGATTTCGGCCTACCAAACGCTCTACACTTGCCTGGAAACTGTAGCAAAAATTGCGGCTCCTATCGCGCCTTTCTTCATGGATCAGCTTTATCAGGACCTGAACAAAATCACCGGTAAAGATGAGGCTGAATCTGTACATTTAACAGATTTCCCACAAGCCGATGAAGCACTTATCGACCAGGATCTGGTTGAAAAAACGCATTTGGCACAGCAGATTACATCGATGGTTTTCTCTTTAAGAAAAAAAGAAAACATCAAAGTCCGCCAGCCACTACAGAAGGTGATGATTCCGGTACTTGACGCTAAAACGGAAGCGCAGATCAAAGCAGTTTCAGACCTTATAAAACAGGAAGTAAACGTGAAGGAACTTCAGCTGATCAACGCGGATGAAGCCTCGCATCTTATTGTAAAACAGATCAAACCCAATTTTAAAACTTTAGGGTCGAAGCTCGGGAAAGATATGAAAACGGTGGGTGCCGAAATCACTTCGATGACTTCCGAACAGATCGCGGATTTTGAAAAAGAAGGCAAAATGACCATTGGCGGACACGAAATAACGCTCGCCGATGTGGAGATTTTAACTAAAGATATCCCCGGATGGACGGTCGCCAGCGAAGGAAAAACAACTGTGGCATTAGATTTGACACTGACGGAAGAATTAAAATCTGAAGGAATCGCGCGCGAATTTGTAAACAGAATTCAGAATTTAAGGAAAGACAAAAATTTCGAGTTAACCGATAGAATTTCAATTGAAATAGAACCGCGTTCGCCCTTTGAAAATGAGTTGCTGGCGAACAAAGCATATATTTCGGAAGAAGTATTGTCGGATAAAATAGAAATTGTAAATTCACTCTCAATTTTTGACGAAATAGAAATTGATGAAAAGAAATTCAAGGTAAATATTAACAAAATGTGA
- the trpS gene encoding tryptophan--tRNA ligase, translated as MSRILTGIQSTGTPHLGNLLGAIIPAIELSKKTENESFLFIANLHSLTQIKNAEELKQNTYEIAAAWLACGLDTEKTFFYRQSDIPEVCELSWYLSCFFPYQRLTLAHSFKDKADRLEDVNAGLFTYPVLMAADILLYDAEVVPVGKDQLQHLEMARDMGARFNHQMGEVFVLPNAELQEDTKYVPGTDGNKMSKSRGNIINIFLPEKQLKKQIMSIETDSKSLEEPKDPATDKVFAIYKLIASAEQTKELEQKYLAGNFGYGHAKTELLNLILDKFKKERESYTYYLENLPELEAKLQQGAEKTREIAAKTLARVRASLGV; from the coding sequence ATGTCAAGAATACTTACAGGCATACAGTCTACAGGCACACCACATTTAGGCAACCTGCTGGGCGCCATCATCCCCGCCATTGAACTTTCTAAAAAAACCGAGAACGAATCTTTCCTCTTCATCGCCAATCTGCATTCTTTAACACAGATTAAGAACGCCGAAGAACTTAAACAAAACACCTACGAAATCGCAGCGGCCTGGCTTGCCTGCGGTCTTGATACAGAAAAAACATTTTTCTACAGGCAAAGCGACATCCCGGAGGTATGCGAACTTTCATGGTATCTTTCATGTTTTTTCCCCTATCAAAGGCTTACCCTCGCGCATTCCTTTAAAGATAAAGCCGACCGTTTAGAAGATGTAAATGCCGGGCTTTTCACCTATCCGGTACTGATGGCCGCTGATATTTTGCTTTACGATGCCGAAGTGGTGCCAGTGGGCAAAGACCAACTTCAGCACCTGGAAATGGCAAGAGACATGGGCGCCCGCTTCAATCATCAGATGGGTGAGGTATTTGTGTTACCGAATGCTGAGCTGCAGGAAGACACGAAATATGTTCCTGGTACGGACGGAAATAAAATGTCGAAGTCAAGAGGCAACATCATCAACATTTTTCTGCCGGAAAAACAGCTGAAAAAACAGATCATGAGCATCGAGACAGATTCTAAGAGCCTGGAAGAACCCAAAGATCCTGCAACCGACAAAGTTTTCGCGATATACAAACTTATCGCTTCCGCGGAGCAAACGAAAGAGCTTGAACAGAAGTATCTTGCCGGAAACTTTGGCTATGGCCACGCGAAAACTGAACTGCTGAATTTGATTTTAGATAAGTTTAAAAAAGAGCGCGAAAGCTATACCTATTATCTGGAAAACCTGCCCGAACTAGAGGCTAAACTGCAACAGGGCGCCGAAAAAACCAGGGAAATTGCAGCCAAAACACTGGCACGTGTGAGGGCCAGCTTAGGCGTCTGA
- a CDS encoding TraR/DksA family transcriptional regulator, whose translation MAEERQRYSDADLKEFKELIQQKIDKAEKDLMLIRESFINDQNNGTDDTSPTFKAFEEGAETLSKEQNAILAGRQEKFVRDLKNALIRIENKTYGICRVTGKLIGKDRLRAVPHATLSIEAKNLQR comes from the coding sequence ATGGCAGAAGAAAGACAACGCTACAGTGACGCTGATTTGAAAGAGTTCAAAGAACTGATTCAACAAAAAATAGATAAAGCAGAAAAAGACCTCATGCTGATCCGCGAAAGCTTCATCAACGACCAAAACAACGGTACTGATGATACTTCGCCCACCTTCAAAGCATTCGAGGAAGGCGCAGAAACCTTAAGCAAGGAACAGAATGCAATCCTTGCCGGACGCCAGGAAAAGTTCGTGCGCGACCTTAAGAACGCCCTGATCCGTATTGAAAACAAAACCTACGGAATTTGCCGTGTAACTGGTAAACTGATCGGTAAAGACCGACTGAGGGCTGTACCACACGCTACCCTAAGCATTGAGGCGAAAAATCTGCAACGCTAA
- a CDS encoding lipoprotein signal peptidase, whose protein sequence is MKKIALITFIILLADQLSKFYIKTNFHLGESVDVLPGFKLTFVENPGMAYGLHFGGLLGKYALVILRIFLIGGMIYLFRKWLKEGIHSNYLLIPMAMIFAGAIGNLIDGMFYGLIFDSGTMYDESVNRWIDYGGISKVVPFGEGYSHFMKGCVVDMLHFPLVDWWVPESWPIIGGKHVEFFRYIFNIADSAITVGGLLLLIFRKKAFPEGFDL, encoded by the coding sequence ATGAAGAAGATCGCACTTATTACCTTCATCATTCTGTTGGCCGATCAATTGTCTAAATTTTACATTAAAACCAACTTCCACCTTGGCGAAAGCGTGGATGTATTACCGGGCTTTAAGCTCACCTTTGTAGAGAATCCTGGCATGGCTTATGGCCTGCATTTCGGGGGCCTTTTAGGTAAGTATGCGTTGGTAATCCTCAGGATCTTCCTTATTGGCGGGATGATCTATCTCTTCCGGAAGTGGCTCAAAGAAGGTATCCATAGCAATTACCTGCTGATCCCAATGGCCATGATTTTCGCGGGTGCCATCGGAAATCTTATCGACGGAATGTTTTACGGACTTATTTTTGACAGCGGCACCATGTACGACGAATCAGTAAACCGCTGGATTGATTATGGTGGGATATCTAAAGTAGTACCTTTCGGCGAGGGATATTCGCACTTCATGAAGGGCTGCGTGGTCGATATGCTGCACTTCCCGCTGGTAGATTGGTGGGTACCCGAAAGCTGGCCGATCATTGGTGGCAAACATGTTGAGTTCTTTAGATACATTTTTAACATTGCAGATTCTGCCATTACCGTTGGGGGGCTACTGCTGTTAATCTTTCGCAAAAAAGCGTTCCCGGAAGGGTTCGATCTATAA
- a CDS encoding DUF6576 domain-containing protein encodes MEAILILAAVAIIFLFFRKRIRRSTSGTVKKYVSPDDQFNAERRERELEIDRLLGKMSENGTDDLTPKDKKRLEELSKKIK; translated from the coding sequence TTGGAGGCCATTCTCATCCTTGCGGCAGTCGCTATCATTTTTCTTTTCTTTAGAAAACGTATCCGACGGAGTACTTCCGGAACGGTGAAAAAGTACGTGAGTCCCGACGATCAGTTTAACGCTGAAAGAAGGGAAAGAGAACTCGAAATTGACCGACTGTTAGGAAAAATGAGCGAAAATGGCACGGACGACCTAACGCCGAAAGACAAAAAACGCCTCGAAGAACTCTCAAAAAAAATTAAATAA
- a CDS encoding sensor histidine kinase yields the protein MPNLFEAIIERDAYSSILYVVLGGLFLLTVFHLAIFFQNRNRTYLLYSSYTFFSLLAYIPVAESGFIATAASMLGIGQYSKVVFTIVFNCIYFFFFADFLNIRNANIGWYRIIVYPPAVLVLLAFTALGLYSIAGIDVIYDFKNIFIAIITAHTALSFYLLTKLKNNLKHYIVFGGLVLFVCSVIGIQQIRELPWLNLSRKMGDFIYFIGLFVENMAFSLALGHKQKITHDQKIAYQKDLVAELQKNESLKEKINSDNEKRLKVQNEQIKYLQEISDLKLAVLQSQMNPHFIFNALNSIKYCILENDTDKAVNYLTKFSKIMRTILIASKMKDFTLSQELHTLQLYVDIENLRFTDILFDISINPAINPEEVKLPPLVLQPFIENAILHGIALVEDKKISLQIYPENDLIKIMISDNGIGREKAALLKSSGNTPTKSFGVDIACEMLGNYFKPQPFSVNYTDLYTHGKPAGTQVLITLPRHINPSQTPLESPKKSLYSQT from the coding sequence ATGCCAAATTTATTTGAGGCTATCATAGAGCGCGATGCCTACAGCAGTATTCTGTATGTGGTGCTTGGCGGCCTGTTTTTGCTTACGGTGTTTCATTTGGCGATATTCTTCCAGAACCGGAACCGCACTTACCTCCTCTACAGTTCTTACACATTTTTTTCACTGCTGGCATATATCCCGGTAGCTGAAAGTGGTTTTATAGCCACCGCCGCCTCGATGCTGGGGATCGGCCAATATTCTAAAGTGGTGTTTACCATTGTCTTTAACTGTATTTATTTTTTCTTTTTCGCTGATTTCCTGAATATCAGAAATGCGAACATCGGCTGGTACCGTATCATTGTTTATCCGCCCGCGGTGCTTGTCTTATTGGCTTTTACAGCTTTAGGATTGTATAGCATCGCAGGAATTGATGTGATTTATGACTTTAAAAACATATTTATTGCAATTATCACCGCACACACCGCACTGTCTTTTTATCTGCTTACCAAACTTAAAAACAACCTCAAGCACTATATTGTTTTCGGCGGCCTGGTGCTTTTCGTGTGTTCGGTAATCGGCATTCAGCAAATCCGTGAGTTGCCATGGCTCAACCTTAGCAGGAAAATGGGCGATTTCATTTATTTCATCGGTCTTTTTGTGGAAAATATGGCTTTTTCTCTTGCTTTAGGCCACAAACAAAAGATCACCCATGACCAAAAGATCGCTTACCAGAAAGATTTGGTCGCAGAGCTACAGAAGAACGAAAGCCTGAAGGAAAAGATAAACAGTGATAACGAGAAGAGGTTAAAAGTACAAAATGAACAGATTAAATATCTACAGGAAATCAGCGACCTGAAGCTTGCCGTTCTGCAAAGCCAGATGAATCCGCATTTCATCTTCAACGCATTGAATTCCATTAAATATTGCATCCTAGAAAATGATACCGATAAGGCTGTAAATTACCTTACGAAGTTTTCTAAAATCATGCGGACGATCCTTATCGCCTCGAAGATGAAGGATTTCACGCTTTCCCAGGAATTGCATACCCTGCAATTATATGTGGACATTGAGAATCTGCGGTTTACCGACATCCTGTTCGATATCAGCATCAACCCGGCCATCAACCCGGAAGAAGTCAAACTACCACCTTTGGTTCTTCAACCTTTTATCGAAAACGCCATCCTGCACGGCATCGCCTTGGTAGAGGACAAAAAAATCAGTCTGCAAATTTATCCGGAAAACGACCTGATAAAGATTATGATTTCCGATAACGGTATCGGCAGAGAAAAAGCCGCATTATTAAAGTCATCCGGCAATACGCCAACCAAATCTTTTGGGGTAGATATCGCCTGCGAGATGTTAGGCAATTACTTCAAGCCACAACCATTCTCCGTTAATTATACCGACTTGTACACGCATGGCAAACCAGCAGGGACACAAGTCCTCATCACCCTTCCACGGCACATAAATCCATCACAAACACCACTCGAATCACCGAAAAAATCCTTATATTCGCAAACTTAA